A single genomic interval of Hyphomicrobium methylovorum harbors:
- a CDS encoding SPFH domain-containing protein — MPGFGGFESFGFILLVAAIWVLWSTVKIVPQGFNFTVENLGRYTRTLAPGMHILIPVLEKVTHKLNMKEQVMDIPSQDVITKDNAMVRVDGVAFYQLLNAAKAAYEVDNLDHSIVNLTMTNIRTVMGSMDLDELLSNRDQINHRLLQVVDAATESWGVKVTRIEIKDIAPPRDLVDSMARQMKAEREKRAQILESEGLRQAAILKAEGQKQAVVLEAEGRREAAYRDAEARERAAEAEAKATQMVSAAISAGNVQAINYFVANNYMKALEALAKAPNQKVILMPLEASSVIGSLAGIAQIASDTFGGGDGPSGAAPRAPAARSGTVPRA, encoded by the coding sequence ATGCCTGGATTTGGCGGATTCGAATCGTTTGGGTTCATCTTGCTGGTGGCCGCCATCTGGGTGCTTTGGTCCACCGTAAAAATTGTGCCGCAGGGTTTCAATTTTACGGTCGAAAATCTGGGCCGCTATACCCGGACGCTTGCGCCGGGAATGCACATCCTCATTCCGGTTCTGGAAAAGGTCACGCACAAGCTCAACATGAAAGAGCAGGTGATGGACATTCCGAGCCAGGACGTCATCACCAAAGACAACGCCATGGTGCGGGTGGACGGCGTCGCCTTCTATCAGCTGCTCAATGCGGCGAAGGCGGCCTACGAGGTCGATAATCTCGATCATTCGATTGTGAATTTGACGATGACGAATATCCGTACCGTGATGGGTTCGATGGATCTCGACGAGTTGCTTTCAAATCGCGACCAGATCAATCACCGGCTGCTGCAGGTCGTCGATGCAGCGACGGAGTCGTGGGGCGTGAAGGTCACGCGTATCGAGATCAAGGACATCGCGCCGCCGCGTGACCTCGTTGACAGTATGGCGCGGCAGATGAAAGCCGAACGCGAAAAGCGCGCGCAGATCCTGGAATCTGAAGGCTTGCGGCAGGCCGCAATTCTGAAAGCTGAGGGCCAAAAGCAGGCCGTTGTTCTGGAGGCTGAAGGCCGCCGGGAAGCTGCTTATCGTGATGCTGAAGCGCGCGAACGCGCCGCTGAAGCCGAGGCAAAGGCGACGCAGATGGTGTCAGCCGCTATCTCGGCAGGCAACGTGCAGGCCATCAACTATTTCGTGGCCAACAACTATATGAAGGCGCTGGAAGCGTTGGCAAAGGCACCGAACCAGAAGGTGATCCTCATGCCGCTCGAAGCGTCGTCGGTCATTGGGTCACTTGCGGGCATCGCGCAGATTGCTTCCGACACGTTTGGTGGCGGCGATGGGCCGAGTGGTGCAGCACCGCGTGCGCCGGCCGCGCGTTCCGGAACAGTGCCACGGGCTTAG
- a CDS encoding NfeD family protein: protein MQSLSDLIAQFGAWLWFALAVVLFVLESLVPGVHFVWFGLSATIVGIVALAVPFAWEWQLIAFALIALATVFWVRNRGSAESARSDVPDLNIRGAQYIGRIVAVETEIVNGRGRVQIGDSVWAAEGEDAPKGARVKVTGVDGTVLVVSRVDAAG, encoded by the coding sequence ATGCAGTCACTGTCTGACTTGATCGCACAGTTCGGCGCGTGGTTATGGTTCGCGCTGGCGGTGGTTCTTTTCGTACTCGAATCCCTCGTTCCGGGCGTGCATTTTGTCTGGTTCGGTTTGTCCGCAACGATCGTCGGCATCGTGGCGCTTGCTGTGCCATTCGCCTGGGAATGGCAGCTTATTGCGTTCGCATTGATTGCGCTCGCGACTGTGTTCTGGGTGCGAAACAGAGGCAGTGCGGAGAGTGCGCGGTCTGACGTGCCCGATCTCAATATCAGAGGCGCGCAGTACATCGGTCGCATCGTGGCTGTTGAGACTGAAATCGTGAATGGCCGCGGACGGGTGCAAATCGGCGATTCTGTGTGGGCTGCCGAAGGTGAAGATGCTCCGAAGGGTGCGCGCGTCAAGGTGACGGGCGTTGATGGCACCGTGCTTGTCGTCTCGCGAGTAGACGCAGCGGGTTAA
- a CDS encoding KpsF/GutQ family sugar-phosphate isomerase → MQKVVPFPRATAKNGAAAVKRRTEAPVASAVRTLNIETEGLALLAKELDGPLAPHFNEAVQRLAAVKGRVIITGVGKSGHVGQKIAATFASTGTPAFFVHPTEASHGDLGMVTPADIILALSWSGETLELKPIITYSRRFAVPLVAITSQEKSALGQHADVLLLMPAAKEACPHGLAPTTSTTMQLALGDSLAIALLEARGFTANDFKIFHPGGSLGANLKYVSDIMHRGDRLPLIKSGASMAEALVSMTEKSFGCVGVLNRSKRLIGVITDGDLRRHMRGNLLQAKVDDIMTAKPKTIRPEMLASAALELINSSSITALFVVQNGKPVGLIHVHDLLRLGVA, encoded by the coding sequence ATGCAGAAGGTGGTCCCTTTTCCGCGCGCCACAGCCAAAAACGGCGCGGCAGCAGTGAAACGGCGAACCGAAGCGCCAGTCGCCTCGGCCGTGCGCACCCTCAACATTGAGACCGAAGGCTTGGCGCTGCTGGCCAAGGAACTCGACGGGCCGCTCGCGCCCCACTTCAACGAAGCCGTGCAGCGACTGGCAGCCGTCAAAGGCCGAGTGATCATCACCGGCGTCGGCAAAAGCGGTCACGTCGGCCAAAAGATCGCGGCAACATTCGCCTCCACCGGAACGCCCGCGTTCTTCGTCCATCCGACGGAAGCCTCCCACGGCGATCTCGGCATGGTGACGCCAGCAGACATCATCCTGGCGCTGTCCTGGTCCGGCGAGACGCTGGAACTAAAACCGATCATCACGTATTCGCGCCGCTTCGCCGTGCCGCTGGTCGCGATAACGTCTCAGGAAAAATCAGCCCTCGGCCAGCACGCCGACGTTCTGCTGCTGATGCCCGCGGCGAAGGAAGCCTGCCCCCACGGCCTCGCGCCCACCACTTCGACGACGATGCAGCTCGCCCTCGGCGACAGCCTCGCCATCGCCCTTTTGGAAGCACGCGGCTTCACCGCCAATGACTTCAAGATTTTTCACCCGGGCGGATCACTCGGCGCCAATCTGAAATACGTGTCCGATATTATGCACCGCGGCGATCGGCTGCCGCTGATCAAGAGCGGCGCCTCGATGGCGGAAGCCCTGGTCTCGATGACGGAAAAGAGCTTCGGCTGCGTCGGTGTGCTCAATCGTTCCAAACGGCTGATCGGTGTCATCACCGACGGCGACTTGCGTCGTCACATGCGGGGCAATCTGCTGCAAGCCAAGGTCGACGACATCATGACGGCAAAGCCAAAGACCATCCGTCCTGAGATGTTGGCTTCTGCGGCGCTCGAACTGATCAACTCCTCGTCGATCACCGCGCTATTTGTCGTGCAAAACGGCAAACCGGTTGGACTGATCCACGTCCACGATCTCCTCCGTCTCGGCGTCGCTTAA
- a CDS encoding outer membrane beta-barrel protein has protein sequence MGDRRFYASFSTLLVSLAALSLVGAGASAAKPASARYIPTDPSEAGQTWRDGGEGGYGFVPVLPDGVSPEEGETTTEPIEDDSDLYDTLQNGDASGGAVPARGQDGDVDSAERAAPVDGIDTPVLDMPGTGAVSNFDNRPAAPDPLLYQIENLDPIYDNRSVRRLFRQEPYDPVGIKVGSFVLFPELELGTSYYSNVFHTTPARSDMALDVNPSARLVSNWSRHALEFNGRGTLSFYDTYVSEDDRDYALEARGRLDITRRANIQALIARQQSFEDRSALDASTVGSRAKILVDRAEASYNQRFNRLSLQIRGSVTDNSYGDTDIANTEFNNRDRDFTQFEEAGRATWELKPSLSPFIEVANNHRDYAEVAQTDFINRTSNGQRYRVGISFGDTGEIIRGEISLGYGVQRPVDNRLHAVDGLIIDANATWRVTPLTSLLFTANSDVSETITSGVGGAFYRSAGIELRHQLRSYLVASAGFRYSNQDSQDGVINDNEFRETIGLEYFADRNTVLFGRYSHVNFDGIGIPSDYTGDEIHVGIRLRR, from the coding sequence ATGGGCGACCGGCGTTTTTACGCGTCCTTTAGTACGCTTTTGGTTTCGCTGGCGGCATTGTCGTTGGTGGGCGCTGGCGCGTCGGCGGCCAAGCCCGCATCTGCACGTTACATCCCGACCGATCCGAGCGAAGCCGGGCAGACCTGGCGCGACGGCGGCGAGGGTGGATATGGGTTCGTCCCTGTATTGCCTGATGGAGTCAGTCCGGAAGAGGGCGAGACGACGACCGAGCCCATCGAGGACGACAGCGACCTCTACGACACCCTTCAAAATGGCGATGCGTCGGGCGGGGCGGTCCCTGCGCGAGGTCAGGATGGCGATGTCGATAGCGCCGAACGCGCGGCGCCTGTTGACGGTATCGATACGCCTGTTCTCGATATGCCGGGCACGGGTGCGGTCTCGAATTTCGACAATCGTCCGGCTGCGCCCGATCCGCTGCTTTACCAAATCGAAAATCTCGATCCGATCTACGACAACCGCTCGGTGCGCCGCCTGTTCCGGCAAGAGCCATACGATCCGGTGGGAATCAAGGTTGGCAGCTTCGTGCTGTTCCCGGAGCTTGAACTCGGGACGTCGTACTATTCGAACGTGTTTCACACCACGCCCGCGCGCTCGGATATGGCACTCGACGTCAATCCTTCGGCGCGGCTTGTTTCGAATTGGTCGCGACATGCGCTGGAGTTCAACGGCCGTGGAACGCTGAGCTTCTACGACACTTACGTGAGCGAGGACGACAGGGATTATGCGCTTGAAGCGCGCGGGCGTTTGGATATTACGCGGCGAGCGAACATTCAGGCGCTGATCGCGCGGCAGCAATCGTTTGAGGATCGTTCGGCGCTTGATGCGAGCACCGTTGGATCGCGCGCAAAGATTTTGGTCGATCGCGCCGAGGCGTCGTACAATCAGCGCTTTAACCGGCTGTCGTTGCAGATCCGTGGAAGCGTCACGGACAATTCGTACGGTGATACGGATATCGCGAATACCGAGTTTAACAACCGAGATCGCGACTTTACGCAATTTGAAGAAGCGGGGCGGGCGACTTGGGAACTCAAGCCGTCGCTGTCGCCGTTCATCGAAGTCGCCAACAATCACCGCGACTATGCGGAAGTGGCGCAGACGGATTTTATCAATCGGACATCGAACGGACAGCGCTACCGCGTCGGCATTTCGTTCGGCGATACCGGCGAGATTATCCGTGGAGAGATTAGCCTGGGATACGGCGTGCAGCGGCCGGTCGATAACCGGTTACATGCCGTGGATGGGTTGATCATCGACGCAAATGCTACGTGGCGCGTGACGCCTCTGACGTCGCTTCTCTTCACCGCAAACTCGGATGTCTCAGAGACGATCACCAGCGGAGTTGGCGGGGCGTTTTATCGTTCGGCAGGCATTGAGCTTCGTCACCAACTGCGGAGCTATCTCGTTGCGTCGGCCGGTTTCCGATATTCGAACCAGGACTCGCAGGACGGCGTTATCAACGACAACGAGTTCCGCGAAACGATTGGTCTCGAATATTTCGCCGACCGGAATACCGTTCTGTTCGGCCGGTATTCGCACGTGAATTTCGATGGCATCGGAATTCCGAGCGACTACACCGGCGACGAAATTCACGTCGGCATCAGACTGCGGCGGTAG
- the galU gene encoding UTP--glucose-1-phosphate uridylyltransferase GalU — protein sequence MTRSPKPIRKAVLPVAGLGTRFLPATKAVPKEMLTVVDRPVLQHVVDEARAAGIEHFVFVTGRNKGVIEDHFDNQFELEATLSSRGKKKELEALERDLPGAGQTSFTRQQAPLGLGHAVWCAREIIGNEPFALLLPDMIHHGTEPCLAEMIAAYNETGGNLVAVAPVPEDQTHQYGIVGVQDAAAKVSQITSMVEKPKQGTAPSNLHITGRYILQPEIFGLLENQTHGAGGEIQLTDSMLRLMADASQPFHAVRFDGTIYDCGSKLGFLTANVALALEREDLGADFRREITQLLAKK from the coding sequence ATGACCCGATCCCCCAAGCCGATCCGCAAGGCCGTATTGCCCGTAGCGGGGCTTGGAACGCGCTTCCTCCCGGCCACCAAGGCCGTCCCGAAGGAAATGCTCACGGTCGTGGATCGCCCTGTTCTGCAACACGTCGTCGATGAGGCGCGCGCTGCGGGAATCGAGCACTTCGTATTCGTGACCGGCCGGAACAAGGGTGTCATCGAGGATCACTTCGATAACCAGTTCGAACTCGAAGCAACCCTTTCCTCTCGGGGCAAAAAGAAAGAGCTTGAAGCGCTCGAACGCGATCTCCCGGGCGCTGGCCAAACGAGCTTTACACGCCAGCAGGCTCCGCTCGGCCTCGGCCACGCCGTCTGGTGCGCGCGCGAGATCATCGGCAATGAACCGTTCGCGTTGCTGCTTCCCGACATGATCCATCACGGCACCGAACCCTGCCTGGCGGAAATGATCGCGGCCTATAATGAGACCGGCGGAAACCTCGTCGCCGTTGCGCCCGTCCCTGAAGATCAGACGCATCAATACGGCATCGTCGGCGTCCAGGACGCCGCCGCCAAGGTTTCGCAAATCACCTCAATGGTCGAAAAACCGAAGCAGGGCACAGCCCCTTCGAACTTGCACATCACCGGTCGCTACATTCTGCAGCCCGAGATATTCGGCTTGCTCGAAAATCAGACCCACGGTGCGGGCGGCGAAATCCAGCTCACCGACTCGATGCTGCGTTTGATGGCTGACGCATCGCAGCCATTCCATGCCGTCCGTTTCGACGGCACGATTTACGACTGCGGCTCGAAACTCGGGTTCCTGACGGCGAACGTTGCACTCGCACTGGAACGCGAAGATCTCGGTGCAGACTTCCGCCGCGAGATCACGCAACTGCTCGCAAAGAAATAG